Below is a window of Kiritimatiellia bacterium DNA.
GGAATTTATAAGGTTTATCCGACATTTCATGAAGCCTGCAGCACAGCGCGAATCTGGGCCAGACGGCCCTGGCCGCTGCCATCATAAACCCGATCGCCAACGCGGACCTGGATGCCGCTTAAAAGCGCCGGGTCGGTTTTCACCTCCAGAAGCACGCTCTGCCTGAGCCATTTTTCAAGGCGCGCGAGCAGATACGCGCGCTCACCTTTGTCAACCGGCAGGGCGCTGACGATGCCCACCCGCGTGCGTCCGCGCATTTCGTCAATCAGCGATTCCAGCGCGCCGCTGATGCCGGAAAGAAGGTTAAACCTTTGCTTTTCAAGCAGGAGTTCCAGGAAA
It encodes the following:
- the atpH gene encoding ATP synthase F1 subunit delta; amino-acid sequence: MLDAGLARRYARALLNSVSKGENVEKTASDLHLVLQTCAASGELRVFLNSPVVPLPAKQKIIKAIFAGKIEGLTGDFLELLLEKQRFNLLSGISGALESLIDEMRGRTRVGIVSALPVDKGERAYLLARLEKWLRQSVLLEVKTDPALLSGIQVRVGDRVYDGSGQGRLAQIRAVLQAS